The Artemia franciscana chromosome 18, ASM3288406v1, whole genome shotgun sequence genome includes a window with the following:
- the LOC136038387 gene encoding copper-transporting ATPase 2-like encodes MDVLVMLATTISYIYSCAVVITAMALQQHTSPMAFFDTPPMLIMFIFLGRWLEHIAKVVPGAKVPVDGKVFPGSSTCDESLITGESMPVLKKKGSLVIGGSINQIGLLIVRMTHIGQDTTLAQIVRFVEEAQTSKAPIQQLADKIAGYVLPVVRSKNYGHYFSEFASLAWYAGSHIVDDSPETIKNPIKF; translated from the exons ATGGATGTTCTCGTAATGCTGGCCACGACAATATCATACATTTATTCGTGTGCAGTGGTGATCACAGCCATGGCTCTGCAGCAACATACTAGCCCAATGGCATTTTTCGACACACCTCCTATgcttattatgtttattttcctcGGTAGATGGCTGGAACATAtagcaaag GTGGTACCAGGTGCAAAAGTTCCGGTTGATGGAAAAGTTTTCCCCGGGAGTTCTACTTGTGACGAGTCACTAATTACTGGGGAATCAATGCCTGTTCTCAAGAAGAAAG GATCACTTGTTATTGGAGGATCAATTAATCAGATTGGATTACTCATAGTTAGAATGACTCACATTGGCCAAGATACAACCTTGGCACAAATAGTTCGTTTTGTTGAAGAAGCACAAACTTCAAAAGCTCCAATTCAACAACTAGCTGACAAAATTGCTGGCTATGTTTTGCCTGTTGTGAGGAGTAAAAATTATGGACATTATTTTTCGGAATTCGCTTCCCTTGCCTGGTATGCCGGATCTCATATCGTAGATGATAGTCCTGAGACAATTAAAAATCCAATTAAATTCTAA